From the Candidatus Hydrogenedentota bacterium genome, the window GATGGGTGGCGTGCTCCACGATGTTGGTAAGATAGCCATCGACGACGCCATTTTGCGGAAACCCAAGGTCCTGACCGGCGATGAATACGCCAAGATGAAGGTGCACCCCGAACGCGGCGCCCGTATGATGCAGGATGTGCCCGCCCTCAGGGCCCTTATCCCGTATGCTCTGTATCATCACGAACGCTACGACGGGCAGGGGTATCCCTTCGGTCTCAGCGGCGGCGATATCCCTGCTGAGGGGCGGCTCATCGCGGTCGCCGACACCTTCGACGCGATGACCAGCAACCGGCCGTACCGAAAAGGGCTGGACCCCGAGGCCGCCCTGGCCGAACTCGAGAAAGGCAAAGGCACACAGTTCGACCCCGAGATTGTCGACGCGATGGTTCGGGCGTACCGTTCGGGGAGTGTCGACGCGATCCTTCAGGAACACGGCAAAGGCGAGCGGAGCGTGGCCTGTCCATTTTGCAGCACGCATATTCCGGCGCCCGAAGGCGGGGAGCCGGGGTCCGAGTTTCAGTGCGGCGTTTGCCACCGGCGCCTGCGGCTGTGTGAACAGAACGAGGTATACTTCGCCGAACTGCTGCCTGCTTCCGAAGCGCCGTCCACCACGTCGAACACCCGCGGCCGCCATGGGAGCCGCCAGGACGCCCCGGACGGTGGGGAATGAGTCTTGGCGCCCGGCGATTGGAGGCGCGTGATTTCCTTTCGGTTCGCGGGCCGTTGGGTATCTTCTCTTGATGGGGCAAGGCGAACTCATTTGGCGCCGGTGACCCTCTCGTGCACCGTTGGGAACATTCCATAAAGGACGGGGATTAGGTACAATGCTCTGAGGCCGCGACGGGGTGCGCCGTGGCGGACTTCGTGAGCCATGACGCAGAAAACACGCTGTTCCGGAGAACATGCGAATGAAACGGTTGATTCTTATGGTATCGCTAGGTCTTTTTCCGCGCTTGCTGGCGGCGCAGGAACTCGATATTTCGGCGCTGCTGGGCAAAACCTGGTACGGGGTGTATATGTCCGGCCAGAAATCGGGTTACGCCGTCAACGATGTGGCGAAGAACGGCGATGGCAGCGTTACGGTTTCGGAAGATGCCCGGTTCCACATCACGATGGAAAACGTTAAGCAGGACATGCGCATTTTCAGCGAGCGCGTGTATGCGCAAGACGGCGCCCTGAGCCAGGTGAAGACCCGTGTCGAGACGTTGAGCGGCGAATCTCAATTCGACGCAGTAGTCAGGGGGGATTCGCTGCTTATGCGCAGCGTCGTGGGCGGTGAGGCCCTCGAAGTCGAACTTCCCCGCCCGAGAGAATCCCTTCAGGACGCCTTCAAACAGATCGAGCTGATCCACAAAGGCGGCGAAATCGGCAGCGAATTGCATTACAGCATCTTCGAACCGATGTACCGCAAGGAAATCGATGGCATAAGCAAGGTGATCGCCATCGAGGAGCGCGTCTTCGACGGCGTCCCCACCAAGGTCTATAAGATCAAGAACACGCTCCTGGACATGGGGATCGACTCGATTTCCTACGTCGCGGAAGACGGCACGACTCTCGAAGACGAGGTGGCCGGACTGATCACCACGCGGCTGGAACCCGAGGAGATCGCGAAAGACGTCAACTACAGCAACGACGTCATCGTATCGAACGCGGCCCTCATTGACGCTCCTATCGAGAATGCGCGCGCGCGCCCGTTTTTGAAACTGCGCCTCACCGGGCCGCTCACGGAAGCCCATCTGTTCAATGACGAGCGGCAATATCTTGCAGACAAGGACGGGGCCTATGAATTCTCTGCGCATTTGATCGAGCTCGATGGTTTTGTGCCCGCGACCCTTCCGGTGCATGACGCGTCGGTCCAGGAATGGCTGAAGCCGTCGCTATTCATTCAAAGCGAGGACCCCAAGCTCATCGATAAAGCCAAGGAGATCGCCGGGGACGAGACCAACGCGCTGAAGGTGTCAACGAAACTGTGCCACTGGGTGTATGAGAACGTGCGCACGACGTTTTCAGCCCAGTTGAGCAACACCCTCGAGGTGCTCGAGCACATGGAGGGCGACTGCACCGAGCACAGCGTACTGTTCATCGGTCTTGCGCGCGCGGCGGGCCTGCCCGCCCGGGAGGTGGCCGGGCTGATCTACGTCGACAACGGCCGGCCGGGGTTTTATTTTCATCAGTGGGCGACCGTTTGGATCGGCAAGTGGATCGATGTGGACCCCACTTTCAACCAGCCTCTTGCCGACGTGACCCATATCAAACTGGCCGAGGGCGACCTGTTTCAGCAGGCAAGACTCATCCCCATCATCGGGCAGATCAAGGTTCAAGTGCCTGAGAACGTCGCCCCCGGGGGCTGATGACGCCTATGGACGCATTCCCGCCGCAAACCGGACCTGCGCCATCACCCCCTCGGAAAAGGCGATGGAAACGGTGGATTCTGTGCGGCTTCGCCCTGCTCTTTGGACTGGGCGCGGTTTTGCTCGCCACGGGATATCCTCAGTCGCGTCTTATCGAGTATGCGATCTTCCGGGCAACGGGGTTTTCGGCGCAGGTCGAAGGCGAGGACCTCTATCCTGAACTGCGCATCGGGCGGCTTGAGGTGTTCTCCCAGACGCCGGAAACGGCGCCGGCCCTGAGCATCGAAGATTTGGCCGTGGCTTACAGGCTGATGTCCGGGACGGGCAGGCGCATCGCGAGCGTCACCGCCCGGCACGTGACCGTGCGTGCCGATTCGGAGCTGGTCGCCCGGGCCGGGGCGATCATGAGGTCGGCAAAGCCGGCCGCGGGGCCGGCGCTTACCTACGTGCCGGAACGTGTTTCGGTTCCGGCCATTGACGCCCAACTCGTTTTGCCGTCAATCGTGGCGGATATCTCGGGCGTCGCCCTGGATTGCCGGGCCGATTCGCTCGAGAGTCTGTCGTTCGAGCTCTCGGGCGACGACCTTAGCGGCCGTGTGGAGCTGCCTTTGAGCGGGTTCGCGACAAGCCTCGACGGAGGGGCCGTACGTATTGCAGGGTCCCGCGATGGCAGCTCGGTTGCTATCCATATCGATCGGGTACTGCTCCCCAACCTCGCCGAGGTCGAGGCGGTCGCGAACGCCCAACTCGATGGGGCCGACGTTGCCGTGACCCTGGACGTGCCGGACTTCCGGATACTGGGCGAAGGCGAGAAGACGGTGTTGTTGCCGGCCGTGGAGATACCCCTGACAGTCGGCTCGCTTGTGATGAGCGATGTGCATGTTGAAGGGACCTACGTGGCGGCGCTGGGGCGGTTTGTGCCCTCGGCGGCCCGGCTTACGGGAAAAGCCACTGCCGTGCGGGCCGGCGTCGATGACCGCGCCTGGGACATGTACTCGGTGTCCGTGGCGGCACAGGGCGCGTTTCCCCGCTACGACGCCGACGTGACGGTTAACGACGCCCTGCCCATGCATCTCAGCGCTGTGTTCGAGGAAGAGGCCGTCACGGCGTCGCTTGATATCGAGAAATGGCCGCGGGAAGAAGTTCTCGCTGTGCTTCCCCCGCAATACCGCGTCTATCTCGACATTTTTCCGGCCCTGCAGCACATTTCCGCGCAAGCGGACGCCACGGTCCGGTATCCCACCTTCGACGCGGCGCTGAGTCTTGCGCCCGAGTTCGACGGCGGCGGGCCGTTCACGGAGCCGCTCCGGGCGCAGGCAAAGGGCAGTCTTGGCGCGCCCCGGGCCGTATCCGGAGACCTCACCATGCGTGTGGACCAAGGGGGCATTTCGGCCGTGTTCTTGGTGGACCCGGCCGCGCCTCCCCGCCTGGACGCGAGGCTCGACGGCGTCAACCTGGCGCGGTTGGCGGCCGTCACGCGTTGGACGCCATTGCCCGAGGCCCTGGCGCGCGTAGTCTCGGGAACCGTGTCGGCCGCCGTGAGCGGCGGCGGTATCGCCATCGAGGCGGACCTTGAAGGCGCGCCCGGACCCTGGGGCACGGAACTCCTGAACCCGATGGCCGCATCGTTGCACGCCGCCTTTCGCTGGGACCCGGCAACAGCCGCGTTCCAAGGCGACAGCCTTGTCGTGAAAGCCGAAGATGCTCTTACGGTCCAAAGCAACGGCTGGCGAATGAAACTCGCGCCGCTCGAGTTCGAGGGTGTCTTGAAAGGAAAGGCCGGTCTGCCTGGGTTGTCGCCCATGGCGTCCGAGCTGGGTGTGGGGGCGGAGATTCGGTACCAGGCGCCCGTATCGCTGCGTAACGATACCCTGCGCCTTTCGCTGGATGCGCAATCCGACTACCTTCAGTACGGGGACTTCTCGTTCTACGAGGCGCCGTTTCACGCGGCGGGCAAGGCGGCCATTGAACTGAAACAGGGCACAGGGAAGCTCAGCGACGTTGTCGTCACCTACGGGGACAGTTCGTCTCTGAACGTGAAAGAGGCGGCCCTTTCGCTCGCCCCGTTCCATGTAGGCGCACCGTATGAATTTGCCTCGAAACTGCGCCTTCTCATGGATGCCGGCCTGCTCGAATCTGTGGAGGGAAACATCGCTGGCCATGGCGAGGCGAGCTGGGGCGAAAACCTCGTTATTACGTCGGAGTACACCCTTGAGGCGCCGCTGCTGGTTACAGGCGGTTCGAGCGTGGCCCTCGGCGGCGTAACGCTCAGAGGCGATCTCCGGGTGGACCAGGCGGTCAGCGCCACCGCGTCTGTCAACGCCGCGAAGTGCGTTCTGGCAGGGGTTCCGCTAACAAACGTCACCGCGCCCATGACCATGAAAGATGGGGTCATCCGCATGGGCTCAGTGGCCGGGGAGGTGTTCGGCGGGGCAGTCAAAGGCGCCGCCTCGGTGGATATGACGGGGGAATCCCCGGTGTTGCAGGCCGATATGCGGCTCCGCAACGTCGACCTTGCGCTGTTCTCACAGAAGATGCTCCCTCTTGACTACGGTCTCCAGGGATTGGTGCAAGGCCATATCGCGGCAAGGCTTACACCCGACAGCCTGGAGGACGCGACCGTCAAGCTGATCTCGTCGGGCGATTTTGCGATGAACAAAGCCCTCTTGCAGAACGTTCTGCTCGAGTATTTGCGCACCATGCCCGGAGGAGAGGCCATGGAACGCATCAGCACGGATGTGTTGGGCGAAAACCAATGGCGGGCCTTCGATAGCGCGTCCCTGGACCTCAAATGGGCGGAAGACAAGATGGCGGGCAAAGCAAACCTTCGCAGCGCCAACCTGAATCTTGAAGTCGACGTGAATATCGACGAGGGCTCGATGCGCCAGCTTCTTGCCCTTCAACAGGAAGCACGTCTGGAGGATATTGAAAACATCCGGTCGGAACCCGTACAACAGAGTAACGAACCAACAGAGAAAAACGAATAGTCCGAACGGACAATCGTCATGTTCCCTGAACACAGGAGTGCGTGTAATGAAACGGATCCTTATCGTGTTGACAGCGGCGGCTGTGATTGTCGTAGTGGGATGCGCCCTCCGGACCGAGCACAAGATCGATGCCCATATCACGGTCGATATTCGTCACATCGAGCAGCAGGCCGACGAAGTCTTGAATTTCATCGAAGGCCAGCCGGAAACGTCGTCCGAAGCGCAGACGGTCAAGAAGCCAGATGAAGAGACCAGCGTCATTGGACCCTTCCTGGATGCGATTAACCCCATTCGGCAGGCGTACGCGGCGACTATGAAAGAGGATTCCCCGCGTATCAAGGAAATCGCCGTGAGTATGAAGGAGCGGTTTCCCAAGGTGGAAGCCCTGAAGAAGCAGGGGCTCGCGGGTGAGAATGACCGTGGTTACGTCGAGCTTCGTCCCAACGAAGCGTTTGAAGCGGACGCCGAGCGCAAGAACGATGCGCAGAAGCTCGTCCACGACGAGAACAACGACCGCAAAGAACTCTACACGGAGATCGTGAAACTCAACGCGGACCAGCCAAACCTCACCCTTACCGTCGTCGAGCGCATCTACGCCAAGAAACGTCTCGAACGCTCAAAGGCCGGCGAAATCTTCCGCCTTCCGCCCGAAGGCAAGGACTTCGAGGAGTTCAAGGCGGTCTTGAGCAAGAAGCAAGTCGAAGGCAAGGTCGCTCCGCAGGAATGGATCAAGGTTACGGGCGCCAAATGAGGTGACGTCCGGGCACAAAGAGCGCTCGGATAGCCGTTCGGGACGGACCGCGCGGTTTTGCGGCGCAAATCCCGAGGGTCACCGATTCAGTCCCTGTTCAGAGTCCGGTCACCCGGCTTTTCCACGCACTTCGTTCTGGCCGGATTTGATTTCCTTGCGGGTTCTGGCGCTGAGGAACGTGATGTCTTCGATGTGGAAGTCCGAGACGGACTCCACGGAGATGTCGCGTTCGAACTCCTGGGCGATCGCGTCGAGAAGGTCCTTGTTTTCGTGGCGGAGGCGGCGCGCGACGTCGGGGTGCACCTGGAGGACGACGGATTTCTCCTTCGAGCGGTAGAACAGGCTTTGCAGTTGCCGCAAGGACGTGAACGTCATGGTGGTGACGGAACGCACGAGGCCGCTTCCCTCGCAATAGGGGCAGGGCTGCGACAATGCCTTGACGAGGTTGTGCTTGACGCGTTTCCGGGTCATCTCGATCATGCCGAGCTCGGAGATCTCGGACAGGGTGGTCTTGGCGCGGTCGCTCTTGAGGCATTCCTGCAATCGTTTGAGCAGCTGGCGGCGGTTGCGCTCGTACTGCATGTCGATGAAGTCGATCACGATGATCCCGCCCAGATCGCGGAGGCGGACTTGCCGGGCGATCTCCTGGGCGGCCTCGAGATTGGTCTGGAGGACGGTTTCCTCGAGGTTCTTGCTGCCGGTGAAGCGTCCGGTATTGACATCGATGGCGACGAGCGCCTCAGTCTGGTCGATGCAGATGTGGCCGCCGCTTTTGAGGTAGACCTTGCGATTGAGGGCCTTGTCGACCTCGGATTCCAGGGCCATTTTCTCGAAGACGGGAGGCCGGCCGCGGTACAGTTTGCACCGCTTCTTGAGCGCGGGCGCGAAATTGTCGAGGAAATTCAGGATGCGGCTGTATTCGACCTCGCTGTCGATGGTCAGGCGGCTCACGTCGTTCGTGAACGAATCGCGGATCATGCGGAGGATGGGCCCCATGTCCTCGTGCAGGAGCGCGGGGCCTTTCATGGACTCCATTTTCGAGCGCACTTTCT encodes:
- a CDS encoding DUF1318 domain-containing protein → MKRILIVLTAAAVIVVVGCALRTEHKIDAHITVDIRHIEQQADEVLNFIEGQPETSSEAQTVKKPDEETSVIGPFLDAINPIRQAYAATMKEDSPRIKEIAVSMKERFPKVEALKKQGLAGENDRGYVELRPNEAFEADAERKNDAQKLVHDENNDRKELYTEIVKLNADQPNLTLTVVERIYAKKRLERSKAGEIFRLPPEGKDFEEFKAVLSKKQVEGKVAPQEWIKVTGAK
- a CDS encoding transglutaminase-like domain-containing protein translates to MKRLILMVSLGLFPRLLAAQELDISALLGKTWYGVYMSGQKSGYAVNDVAKNGDGSVTVSEDARFHITMENVKQDMRIFSERVYAQDGALSQVKTRVETLSGESQFDAVVRGDSLLMRSVVGGEALEVELPRPRESLQDAFKQIELIHKGGEIGSELHYSIFEPMYRKEIDGISKVIAIEERVFDGVPTKVYKIKNTLLDMGIDSISYVAEDGTTLEDEVAGLITTRLEPEEIAKDVNYSNDVIVSNAALIDAPIENARARPFLKLRLTGPLTEAHLFNDERQYLADKDGAYEFSAHLIELDGFVPATLPVHDASVQEWLKPSLFIQSEDPKLIDKAKEIAGDETNALKVSTKLCHWVYENVRTTFSAQLSNTLEVLEHMEGDCTEHSVLFIGLARAAGLPAREVAGLIYVDNGRPGFYFHQWATVWIGKWIDVDPTFNQPLADVTHIKLAEGDLFQQARLIPIIGQIKVQVPENVAPGG
- a CDS encoding AsmA-like C-terminal region-containing protein translates to MDAFPPQTGPAPSPPRKRRWKRWILCGFALLFGLGAVLLATGYPQSRLIEYAIFRATGFSAQVEGEDLYPELRIGRLEVFSQTPETAPALSIEDLAVAYRLMSGTGRRIASVTARHVTVRADSELVARAGAIMRSAKPAAGPALTYVPERVSVPAIDAQLVLPSIVADISGVALDCRADSLESLSFELSGDDLSGRVELPLSGFATSLDGGAVRIAGSRDGSSVAIHIDRVLLPNLAEVEAVANAQLDGADVAVTLDVPDFRILGEGEKTVLLPAVEIPLTVGSLVMSDVHVEGTYVAALGRFVPSAARLTGKATAVRAGVDDRAWDMYSVSVAAQGAFPRYDADVTVNDALPMHLSAVFEEEAVTASLDIEKWPREEVLAVLPPQYRVYLDIFPALQHISAQADATVRYPTFDAALSLAPEFDGGGPFTEPLRAQAKGSLGAPRAVSGDLTMRVDQGGISAVFLVDPAAPPRLDARLDGVNLARLAAVTRWTPLPEALARVVSGTVSAAVSGGGIAIEADLEGAPGPWGTELLNPMAASLHAAFRWDPATAAFQGDSLVVKAEDALTVQSNGWRMKLAPLEFEGVLKGKAGLPGLSPMASELGVGAEIRYQAPVSLRNDTLRLSLDAQSDYLQYGDFSFYEAPFHAAGKAAIELKQGTGKLSDVVVTYGDSSSLNVKEAALSLAPFHVGAPYEFASKLRLLMDAGLLESVEGNIAGHGEASWGENLVITSEYTLEAPLLVTGGSSVALGGVTLRGDLRVDQAVSATASVNAAKCVLAGVPLTNVTAPMTMKDGVIRMGSVAGEVFGGAVKGAASVDMTGESPVLQADMRLRNVDLALFSQKMLPLDYGLQGLVQGHIAARLTPDSLEDATVKLISSGDFAMNKALLQNVLLEYLRTMPGGEAMERISTDVLGENQWRAFDSASLDLKWAEDKMAGKANLRSANLNLEVDVNIDEGSMRQLLALQQEARLEDIENIRSEPVQQSNEPTEKNE
- a CDS encoding Rne/Rng family ribonuclease — protein: MKEFVINVAPLETRIALLEDKRLAELTVERHESRSLVGNIYKGRVDSIVPGIQAAFIDIGFEKNGFLYVSDIAGTEGTGDFVFEEGTAKPRKKTHRGKSPAIETILKKNQYIMVQVSKDTLGTKGMRLTNYITLPGRYCVLMPTVKHLGVSRKIESERERDRLKRILHNVRPEGLGLIMRTAAEGKTKDDFQPDVQYLARLWKKVRSKMESMKGPALLHEDMGPILRMIRDSFTNDVSRLTIDSEVEYSRILNFLDNFAPALKKRCKLYRGRPPVFEKMALESEVDKALNRKVYLKSGGHICIDQTEALVAIDVNTGRFTGSKNLEETVLQTNLEAAQEIARQVRLRDLGGIIVIDFIDMQYERNRRQLLKRLQECLKSDRAKTTLSEISELGMIEMTRKRVKHNLVKALSQPCPYCEGSGLVRSVTTMTFTSLRQLQSLFYRSKEKSVVLQVHPDVARRLRHENKDLLDAIAQEFERDISVESVSDFHIEDITFLSARTRKEIKSGQNEVRGKAG